From Bacillus sp. FSL K6-3431, the proteins below share one genomic window:
- the hemQ gene encoding hydrogen peroxide-dependent heme synthase — protein sequence MSEPAQTLDGWYTLQDFRTMDWASWKLLSSDERHAAIHEFSQYLEKLNDVQDRKEGSHALYSIVGQKADIMLMILRPTMEELNDLENEFNKLTIAEYTIPTYSYVSVVELSNYLAGKSDEDPYQNPHVRGRLYPILPKAKHVCFYPMDKRREGNDNWYMLSMEERKDLMYSHGMIGRQYAGKIKQLICGSVGFDDWEWGVTLFSDDVLQFKKIVYEMRFDEVSARYGEFGSFYVGNLLEDITKFLYIK from the coding sequence ATGAGTGAACCGGCACAAACACTAGATGGTTGGTATACACTGCAAGATTTTCGTACAATGGATTGGGCATCATGGAAGCTACTTTCTAGCGATGAGCGCCACGCTGCCATTCATGAATTTTCACAATATCTTGAAAAACTAAATGATGTACAAGACAGAAAAGAAGGCAGCCATGCCCTCTATTCGATTGTTGGACAAAAGGCTGATATTATGCTGATGATTTTACGCCCAACAATGGAAGAATTAAATGATCTTGAGAATGAATTTAATAAGCTTACGATTGCAGAATATACAATTCCGACGTATTCCTATGTATCTGTTGTTGAATTAAGTAATTATCTTGCAGGTAAATCGGATGAAGATCCATATCAAAATCCGCATGTTCGTGGACGTTTGTATCCGATTTTGCCAAAAGCAAAGCATGTATGCTTCTATCCGATGGATAAACGCCGCGAAGGTAATGACAACTGGTATATGCTATCTATGGAAGAGCGTAAAGATCTAATGTATAGCCATGGCATGATTGGCCGTCAATATGCTGGTAAAATTAAACAGCTCATTTGCGGTTCAGTTGGTTTTGATGACTGGGAATGGGGAGTCACACTTTTCTCTGACGACGTCCTTCAGTTCAAAAAAATCGTCTACGAAATGCGTTTTGATGAAGTAAGCGCTCGTTATGGCGAGTTCGGATCATTTTACGTCGGCAATCTATTAGAAGATATTACCAAATTTCTATATATAAAATAA
- a CDS encoding YwgA family protein, which translates to MLNDHLRLMNVFAMSEEIIGRKKLQKMIYIAKKMEFPFQEKFEFHFYGPYSEELTLRVEELCNFGFIKETKEKKDNYYQYRYVITASGKEFLDSYHQEIPYLQECFSTMNKENSRFLELVSTVLYFEEDSKDEVVQKVHTLKNKQHYTIEEINEAYAYIENLKKTAVSH; encoded by the coding sequence ATGCTGAATGATCACCTTCGATTAATGAATGTATTTGCTATGTCAGAAGAGATAATTGGTCGAAAAAAACTGCAGAAAATGATATACATCGCAAAAAAAATGGAATTTCCTTTTCAAGAGAAATTTGAATTTCATTTTTACGGACCATATTCAGAGGAATTGACATTGCGGGTAGAAGAATTATGTAATTTTGGTTTCATCAAAGAAACAAAAGAAAAAAAGGATAACTATTATCAGTATAGATATGTGATAACTGCAAGTGGAAAGGAATTTTTGGACTCCTATCACCAGGAAATTCCTTATTTGCAAGAATGCTTCTCGACGATGAACAAGGAAAACTCCCGTTTTTTAGAGCTAGTTTCAACGGTATTATACTTTGAAGAAGATTCGAAAGATGAAGTGGTGCAAAAGGTACATACATTGAAAAATAAGCAACACTATACAATTGAAGAAATTAATGAAGCATACGCATATATCGAGAATTTGAAAAAGACAGCTGTCTCGCATTAA
- a CDS encoding lipoate--protein ligase family protein: MSEGILLLGQDEWRLIDQSGFNPHFHALQSFAIDDTLCMSVGRGYSPAVARAWVHPKTIVLGIQDTKLSELQEGLAYLDGLNYEWIVRNSGGLAVALDEGVLNISLIFPDTEKGIDINKGYDSMWSLIKLMFQDLGKEIVAKEIVGSYCPGSYDLSIGGKKFAGISQRRIRKGIAVQIYLCVTGSGYERAEIVRDFYRHAKYDAPSKFVFPDVHPEVMASLSELYGLDLTIQSVMLRFLNALKNVSGKMYASHLHGEELQWFQAYYERMIERNKKYKDI, from the coding sequence ATGTCAGAAGGGATTTTATTATTAGGCCAGGATGAGTGGCGATTAATTGACCAATCTGGGTTTAATCCTCATTTTCACGCGCTTCAATCATTTGCTATTGATGACACACTTTGCATGTCAGTGGGACGCGGCTATTCACCAGCTGTAGCGCGGGCATGGGTGCATCCGAAAACAATAGTTCTAGGCATCCAAGATACGAAACTCTCTGAACTGCAAGAGGGACTGGCGTATTTAGATGGGTTAAATTATGAATGGATTGTTCGAAATTCAGGAGGCCTAGCAGTAGCACTTGATGAGGGTGTTTTAAATATATCGCTCATTTTCCCTGATACAGAGAAAGGGATAGATATAAATAAAGGCTATGATTCTATGTGGAGTCTCATTAAGCTGATGTTTCAAGATTTAGGTAAAGAAATTGTTGCAAAGGAAATTGTCGGCTCCTATTGCCCAGGAAGTTATGATTTAAGCATAGGTGGGAAAAAGTTCGCCGGTATCTCGCAACGGCGAATTAGAAAAGGCATTGCTGTACAAATTTATTTATGTGTAACTGGGAGTGGCTATGAACGTGCCGAAATTGTTCGAGATTTTTATCGACATGCTAAATATGACGCTCCATCAAAGTTTGTCTTCCCAGACGTACATCCCGAAGTCATGGCATCATTGTCGGAATTATACGGTCTCGATTTAACAATACAATCAGTCATGCTTCGATTTTTAAATGCATTAAAAAACGTAAGCGGAAAAATGTACGCAAGCCATCTCCATGGCGAAGAACTACAATGGTTCCAAGCATACTACGAACGAATGATAGAAAGAAATAAAAAATACAAAGATATATAG
- a CDS encoding site-2 protease family protein: protein MERFLRFPLEQIPLIAGVLLIAFTVHEFAHAYTANKLGDPTAKKQGRLTLNPMQHLDPIGTLLIFIVGFGWARPVPVNRNHFKNPRLGGILVSLMGPISNFVLAIIGTGIMYGLVVTGAAATLPSLVMQFFNLFVYMNVLLFVFNLLPLPPLDGYRIVEDLVSPSIRAKMTQYEQYGSLVFLILVITPLGGFTIYPIINNVVPFFIESLHNFFAMLFL from the coding sequence GTGGAACGATTTCTTAGGTTTCCATTGGAACAAATTCCGCTAATTGCGGGAGTATTATTGATTGCTTTTACTGTGCATGAATTTGCACATGCTTATACTGCGAATAAATTAGGAGATCCGACTGCGAAAAAACAAGGTCGCTTGACGCTAAATCCGATGCAGCATCTTGATCCAATCGGAACGCTATTGATTTTTATCGTCGGTTTTGGGTGGGCACGTCCCGTTCCAGTTAACCGGAATCATTTCAAAAATCCTCGTCTAGGTGGGATTCTTGTTTCTTTGATGGGACCCATTAGCAATTTTGTACTCGCGATTATTGGAACAGGAATTATGTACGGGTTAGTTGTCACTGGAGCAGCAGCAACATTACCATCTCTAGTCATGCAGTTTTTCAATTTATTCGTTTATATGAATGTGTTGTTATTCGTGTTCAATTTGTTACCATTGCCACCTTTAGATGGTTATCGGATTGTGGAAGATCTTGTCTCTCCGTCGATCAGGGCAAAAATGACGCAATATGAGCAATATGGTTCATTGGTTTTTTTAATCCTTGTTATTACACCACTTGGGGGATTTACAATCTACCCAATCATAAATAATGTCGTCCCGTTTTTTATCGAAAGTCTACATAACTTTTTTGCTATGTTGTTTCTATAA
- a CDS encoding general stress protein, giving the protein MNTVKVCENGVQATNIIAELTAEGYQHDNIYLFAHGEERSKDLTDATDTGAVGVGEQGILNTVSNVFRKRGDELRAKFEAVGLTEQEAAKYEAVLDGGQVVIVATH; this is encoded by the coding sequence ATGAATACAGTAAAAGTTTGTGAAAACGGCGTACAAGCAACAAATATTATTGCAGAATTAACCGCTGAAGGCTATCAACACGATAACATTTATCTGTTTGCACATGGTGAAGAGCGCTCCAAAGATTTAACAGATGCCACGGATACCGGGGCAGTAGGTGTCGGCGAACAAGGAATACTCAATACAGTTAGCAATGTATTTCGAAAAAGAGGCGATGAACTTCGCGCTAAATTTGAAGCTGTCGGCTTAACGGAACAGGAAGCCGCAAAATATGAAGCAGTACTCGATGGTGGACAAGTAGTTATTGTTGCCACACATTAA
- a CDS encoding HD domain-containing protein encodes MEHSNLKLSEEKVFKDPVHRYVHIRDKVIWDLIGTKEFQRLRRIKQLGTTYLTFHGAEHSRFNHSLGVYEIVRRIVDDVFKGRPEWNEDERLLSLCAALLHDLGHGPFSHSFEKVYNLDHEQFTKKIILGETEVNAVLQKVHVDFPQKVAEVIGKTYHDKLVVSLISSQIDADRMDYLQRDAYFTGVSYGHFDMERILRVMRPREDQVVFKSSGMHAVEDYIMSRYQMYWQVYFHPVTRSAEVILTKILQRAKALYEDSYSFKYEPSHFVSLFEKKVTLSDYLKLDESVILYYFQMWEEEEDFILRDLCHRFMNRNLFKYVEFDPAEQYKLLGRLEQLFREAEIDPDYYLAVDSSSDLPYDFYRPGEEEERLPIQLLMPDGDVRELSRESAIVEAISGKRRTDHKLYYPEDLLSDKSKHQKIKQQISSILKKH; translated from the coding sequence GTGGAACATTCCAACTTAAAATTAAGCGAGGAAAAAGTCTTTAAAGACCCTGTTCATCGCTATGTACATATCAGAGATAAGGTAATTTGGGATTTAATTGGAACAAAAGAATTTCAGCGTCTTCGTCGAATAAAACAGCTTGGAACAACGTATTTAACATTCCATGGTGCAGAACATAGCCGTTTTAATCATTCACTCGGTGTGTATGAAATTGTGAGACGGATTGTGGACGATGTGTTTAAAGGGCGTCCTGAATGGAATGAGGATGAACGGCTACTATCACTTTGTGCCGCTCTTTTACATGATCTTGGACATGGACCATTCTCCCATTCTTTTGAAAAAGTGTATAACCTTGACCACGAACAATTTACAAAAAAAATCATTCTTGGTGAAACGGAAGTTAACGCAGTTTTGCAAAAGGTACATGTTGATTTTCCACAGAAAGTAGCTGAGGTAATTGGCAAAACATATCATGACAAGCTTGTTGTCAGCCTGATTTCTAGCCAGATTGATGCAGATAGGATGGACTATTTGCAGCGGGATGCATACTTTACAGGTGTTAGTTATGGTCATTTTGATATGGAACGGATTTTACGTGTCATGAGACCTCGTGAGGATCAAGTTGTTTTCAAGTCGAGTGGTATGCATGCTGTAGAAGATTACATTATGAGTCGCTATCAAATGTACTGGCAAGTGTATTTTCATCCGGTAACGCGAAGTGCGGAAGTAATTTTGACGAAAATTCTTCAACGTGCTAAAGCTTTGTATGAAGACTCTTATTCTTTTAAGTATGAGCCATCTCATTTTGTGTCACTATTTGAGAAAAAAGTAACGCTATCAGATTATTTAAAATTAGATGAATCTGTTATTTTATATTATTTTCAAATGTGGGAAGAAGAAGAGGACTTTATTCTTCGTGATTTATGTCACCGATTTATGAATCGGAATTTATTTAAATATGTAGAATTTGATCCAGCAGAGCAATATAAATTGCTTGGGCGCTTGGAACAATTGTTTAGAGAAGCGGAGATTGACCCTGACTATTATTTGGCAGTTGATTCTTCATCGGATTTGCCTTATGATTTTTACCGGCCTGGAGAAGAGGAAGAACGTCTCCCGATTCAATTATTGATGCCAGATGGAGATGTACGGGAGTTATCGAGAGAGTCTGCCATTGTGGAGGCTATTTCCGGCAAGCGGCGTACGGATCATAAATTATATTATCCTGAGGATCTTCTTTCGGACAAATCGAAACATCAAAAAATCAAACAGCAAATCTCTTCCATCTTAAAAAAACATTAA
- the pta gene encoding phosphate acetyltransferase: MSDLFESLKAKLASQDRKIVFPEALDERVLGAAGRLGAEGLITPVLIGNIETIQKKAMELDIALDKVEMYDPEKYVEIDAMVHAFVERRKGKATEADARKLLLNENYFGTMLVYMNKADGLVSGAVHSTADTVRPALQIVKMKQGLRKTSGVFIMVKDDKKYVFADCAINIAPDSQDLAEIAVASAKTANMFDIEPKVAMLSFSTKGSAVSEETKRVEEGLKLAQQMAPELIIDGEFQFDTAIVPSVAQKKAPNSPIQGDANVFVFPSLEAGNIGYKIAQRLGGYEAVGPILQGLNAPVNDLSRGCSEEDVYKLALITAVQSLETV, from the coding sequence ATGTCAGATTTATTTGAAAGTTTAAAAGCAAAACTAGCTAGTCAAGATAGAAAAATTGTTTTTCCAGAAGCACTAGATGAAAGAGTGCTTGGTGCGGCAGGACGACTTGGAGCAGAGGGATTAATCACTCCGGTTTTAATAGGTAATATCGAAACGATACAGAAGAAAGCAATGGAACTCGATATAGCATTAGATAAAGTAGAAATGTATGATCCAGAAAAATATGTAGAAATTGATGCAATGGTTCATGCGTTTGTAGAACGTCGAAAAGGAAAAGCGACAGAGGCAGACGCCCGTAAATTATTACTTAATGAAAATTACTTCGGTACGATGCTTGTTTATATGAACAAAGCTGATGGTTTAGTAAGTGGAGCTGTTCATTCTACAGCAGACACAGTACGCCCTGCACTGCAAATTGTTAAAATGAAACAAGGGCTTCGCAAAACATCAGGTGTTTTCATCATGGTGAAAGACGATAAAAAATACGTATTTGCTGACTGCGCGATTAATATTGCACCAGATAGTCAAGATTTAGCGGAAATTGCAGTAGCGAGTGCAAAAACTGCAAACATGTTTGATATCGAACCGAAGGTGGCAATGCTTAGCTTTTCAACAAAGGGATCTGCTGTTTCTGAAGAAACGAAACGAGTAGAAGAGGGGCTAAAGTTAGCGCAGCAAATGGCACCTGAATTGATTATTGATGGAGAATTCCAGTTTGACACTGCAATTGTGCCTTCTGTTGCTCAGAAAAAAGCACCAAATTCACCCATTCAAGGTGATGCAAATGTGTTTGTATTCCCTAGCTTAGAAGCAGGAAATATCGGTTATAAAATTGCTCAGCGTTTGGGAGGATACGAAGCAGTTGGCCCTATTTTACAAGGCCTAAATGCACCAGTTAACGATTTATCCCGTGGCTGTAGTGAAGAAGATGTGTACAAGCTTGCACTTATCACAGCAGTTCAATCACTGGAAACAGTTTAA
- the gerQ gene encoding spore coat protein GerQ: MAQQFNPNTGGFFPQGSYQPGSFGQQNPYYGGVPAGPPQQMSVPFPTNAATPSGGINVPGMLPVEESYIENILRLNKGKLVSIHSTFEHNSEWNAKIFKGLIEAAGRDHVILSDPQTGKRYLIPMIYVDFVTFDEPIDYEYPFGSGPLANYPPR; the protein is encoded by the coding sequence TTGGCACAGCAATTTAATCCGAATACAGGTGGATTTTTTCCACAGGGCTCATATCAACCAGGGTCTTTTGGCCAGCAAAATCCTTACTATGGCGGAGTACCAGCTGGTCCCCCGCAACAGATGTCTGTACCATTTCCGACCAATGCTGCGACGCCAAGTGGCGGAATCAACGTTCCGGGGATGCTTCCAGTCGAAGAGTCGTACATTGAAAATATTCTCCGGCTGAATAAAGGGAAGCTGGTTAGTATTCATAGCACATTCGAACATAATAGCGAATGGAACGCAAAAATTTTCAAAGGTTTGATTGAAGCAGCCGGTAGGGATCATGTCATTCTTAGTGACCCTCAAACTGGAAAACGTTACTTAATTCCTATGATCTATGTAGATTTTGTCACATTTGATGAACCAATCGACTATGAATACCCATTTGGCTCCGGTCCATTGGCCAACTACCCACCGCGCTAA
- a CDS encoding YwdI family protein yields the protein MNISYEALLGKMELELKEAKVAKDEIRVKAHIYALKALAEVILEGENVASHEPLSLRQPLVSPAIPVANEPVTLANSKPLETEDGANGNSLFDF from the coding sequence ATGAACATTTCGTATGAAGCGCTTCTTGGAAAAATGGAGCTTGAATTAAAAGAGGCGAAGGTAGCAAAGGATGAAATACGTGTAAAAGCGCATATATATGCACTTAAGGCACTCGCAGAGGTGATTTTAGAGGGGGAGAACGTGGCATCTCATGAGCCGTTATCGTTAAGGCAGCCTCTAGTTTCACCAGCGATACCTGTTGCCAATGAACCGGTTACACTCGCAAATTCAAAGCCATTAGAAACAGAAGATGGTGCTAACGGTAATTCATTGTTTGACTTTTAA
- a CDS encoding 2-hydroxymuconate tautomerase, giving the protein MPYVTVKMLEGRNEEQKKALVEKVTTAVSETTGAPEDKIVVFIEEMSKNHYAVGGKRLSDE; this is encoded by the coding sequence ATGCCATATGTAACAGTTAAAATGCTTGAAGGACGTAACGAAGAGCAGAAAAAGGCCCTTGTTGAAAAAGTTACAACCGCTGTCAGCGAAACAACAGGTGCTCCCGAAGATAAAATTGTTGTCTTTATCGAGGAAATGAGCAAAAACCATTACGCTGTAGGCGGTAAAAGATTGAGTGACGAGTAG
- a CDS encoding YwhD family protein, whose amino-acid sequence MEQGKRKLEFNIIKNDPTDGHKGFGIGALNLENITPLMVDPEEGEAWIELQAMHARSKTERGIKYLKDRSELPEEGTKQYWVIWVAVDRKPEGPYYAGVTACELLINRPARRGFKSMPEHVNHLDKAMKGQTIVQNMDEKSRKILADFLKKYDEGMWIRSNSTFKEEFNEEK is encoded by the coding sequence ATGGAGCAAGGAAAAAGAAAGCTTGAATTTAATATCATTAAAAATGATCCAACGGATGGACATAAAGGATTTGGGATAGGCGCCCTTAATTTAGAAAATATAACTCCATTAATGGTAGACCCTGAAGAAGGGGAGGCCTGGATCGAACTACAAGCGATGCATGCACGAAGTAAAACGGAACGTGGAATAAAGTATTTAAAGGATCGCTCTGAATTGCCTGAAGAAGGAACAAAACAATACTGGGTTATATGGGTAGCTGTTGATCGGAAACCAGAAGGACCTTATTATGCGGGTGTTACGGCATGCGAATTACTTATCAATCGACCTGCACGCAGAGGGTTTAAATCGATGCCTGAGCATGTCAACCATCTAGATAAGGCGATGAAAGGCCAGACCATTGTTCAGAATATGGATGAAAAGTCGCGCAAAATTCTTGCTGATTTTTTGAAAAAGTATGATGAAGGAATGTGGATACGCTCAAATTCTACGTTTAAGGAAGAATTTAATGAAGAGAAATGA
- a CDS encoding uracil-DNA glycosylase — protein MGILNTDWELLLKAEFDKPYYINLLSFLKDEYKEKVIYPEQKDIFNALEYTPYKNVKAVILGQDPYHGHGQAHGLSFSVKPDVKIPPSLRNIFKEMENDLGYTPPNNGYLTKWAEQGVLMLNTVLTVRAGEAHSHRGKGWETLTDKVISLINEREQPVVFILWGRPAQEKIKLINTGKHKIIQSPHPSPFAARKGFFDSKPFSKTNEFLQELGMEQIDWQISNL, from the coding sequence ATAGGAATTTTGAATACTGACTGGGAGCTTCTTCTTAAAGCGGAATTTGATAAGCCATATTACATAAACTTGCTTTCCTTTTTAAAAGATGAGTATAAGGAAAAAGTGATTTATCCGGAGCAAAAAGATATTTTTAATGCGCTAGAATACACACCTTATAAAAATGTAAAAGCCGTCATTTTGGGGCAAGATCCATATCATGGCCATGGCCAGGCACATGGTCTTAGTTTTTCTGTAAAGCCCGACGTAAAGATACCGCCTTCGTTAAGAAATATCTTTAAAGAAATGGAAAATGATTTGGGATATACACCACCGAATAATGGCTACTTAACAAAGTGGGCAGAACAAGGTGTGTTGATGCTAAATACAGTTTTGACAGTAAGAGCAGGCGAAGCCCACTCCCATCGGGGAAAGGGCTGGGAAACCTTAACTGATAAGGTCATTTCTCTTATAAACGAACGAGAACAACCTGTTGTGTTTATTCTTTGGGGACGACCTGCACAGGAAAAGATCAAGTTGATCAATACGGGTAAACATAAAATTATTCAATCGCCACATCCAAGTCCGTTTGCCGCCCGAAAAGGCTTTTTCGATAGCAAGCCGTTTTCGAAAACGAATGAGTTTTTACAAGAATTAGGAATGGAGCAAATTGACTGGCAAATATCTAATCTATAA
- a CDS encoding DUF423 domain-containing protein: MKLFIIFGAINAFLAVGLGAFGAHALEGKIEPKYLEVWKTGVMYQMFHALGLIAIGILSRNISASSLLSWSGWFMLGGIILFSGSLYVLSTSGIKVLGAITPLGGVAFLISWILLIIFTVKHL; this comes from the coding sequence ATGAAATTATTTATTATTTTTGGTGCGATAAATGCCTTTCTGGCTGTCGGTTTAGGAGCGTTTGGTGCCCATGCACTTGAAGGGAAGATAGAACCTAAATACTTGGAAGTGTGGAAAACAGGTGTTATGTATCAAATGTTTCACGCGTTAGGTCTAATTGCTATTGGGATACTATCGAGAAATATATCAGCATCTTCATTGTTATCATGGTCTGGTTGGTTTATGTTAGGTGGTATTATTTTATTTTCCGGTAGCTTGTACGTTTTAAGCACGTCGGGAATAAAAGTACTTGGTGCGATTACGCCACTTGGTGGCGTTGCCTTCCTTATCTCGTGGATATTATTGATTATTTTTACAGTCAAACATCTCTAA
- a CDS encoding RsfA family transcriptional regulator: protein MKTRQDAWTEVNDLLLAETVLRHVREGSTQLNAFEEVGDKLNRTSAACGFRWNAVVRHQYEKALDLAKKQRKQRQRMLGKDQSGKKKLLYQPPHAFINEASPAILAIDEDNSSSSSIDPQGQQPDIYNEEFGDEEQVLQSLPFTNYLLPAPTQSTGEINMENIITYLQEMQHSELHSDILRNENARLKREKADLQAENKTLQEQVGKLEDNSVTMQEDYETLMKILNRARKLVLFEEDDRQSSSFKMDRNGNLEKLAE from the coding sequence ATGAAAACACGTCAAGATGCGTGGACAGAGGTAAATGATTTATTATTAGCAGAAACAGTTTTGCGACATGTACGTGAAGGAAGTACACAGCTAAATGCTTTTGAGGAAGTGGGCGACAAATTAAACAGGACATCTGCGGCATGTGGATTCAGATGGAATGCGGTTGTTCGTCACCAATATGAAAAAGCGCTAGATTTAGCAAAGAAACAACGAAAACAGCGTCAACGGATGCTCGGTAAGGATCAAAGTGGAAAGAAAAAATTGCTTTACCAGCCGCCACATGCATTTATTAATGAAGCTTCTCCAGCAATATTAGCCATAGATGAAGACAATAGTAGTAGTAGTAGTATAGATCCGCAGGGGCAACAACCAGATATATATAATGAAGAATTTGGTGATGAAGAACAGGTTCTTCAATCTCTTCCATTCACTAACTATCTTTTACCTGCACCTACTCAATCAACGGGTGAGATTAATATGGAGAATATTATTACGTATTTGCAGGAAATGCAACATTCTGAACTTCATTCAGATATTTTAAGAAATGAGAATGCAAGATTAAAAAGGGAGAAAGCTGACTTACAAGCAGAAAACAAGACATTGCAAGAACAAGTGGGTAAATTGGAAGATAATTCGGTGACAATGCAAGAAGACTATGAGACATTAATGAAAATTTTAAACCGAGCAAGGAAACTTGTTTTATTTGAAGAAGACGACCGCCAATCAAGTTCTTTTAAAATGGATCGAAACGGTAATCTAGAAAAACTTGCTGAATAG